Within Cumulibacter manganitolerans, the genomic segment TAGAGCGTGAGGCAGTCCGCCCAGAACGAGTCCGGCATGCTGCGGAAGGCCGCGGCCAGCCGCTCGCGGGTACCGCCGAGGTCGCCGTTGGCCAGCTCGGCGGCGAGGTGGTCGAGCAGCTGGTCCTCCTCGTCGAGCACGAAGCAGTCGGCCTTCGACGGGAAGTAGTTGGAGATCGTGCGTCGCGAGACCCCGGCCTCAGCGGCGATGTCCGCCACGGTGACCTGGTGGTAGCCGCGCTCGGCGGCGAGCCGCACGGCGGCCCGGGAGATCGCGGTGCGGCGCTGCGCCTTCTGTGCCTCGCGCAGCCCGGTGCTCTGCCCGTCGGGGAGGGCGGGGTTCGCGGTCATGCGTCCAGGGTACGAACAATCTTGCCCATTGTGCAAAACTGCCCAGTGTGCAATCGGTCACGAGCGTGTGCTCCGGGCGCCGCCGCGCCGGTTGCGGCAGACTGGACAAGTGACCGACATTCCGCTGAGCCCCGGCATGGCCGTGCTGGACGTCGACCTGTCGGCCATCACCGACAACGTGCGCACCCTTCGGGCACGCGTCGACCGCCCGCTGATGGCCGTGGTCAAGGCCGACGGCTACGGGCACGGCCTCGTCGAGGCGGCGCGCGCCGCGCTGGCCGGCGGCGCCGATTCGCTCGGCGTCACCACGCTGGGTGAGGCGCGCGCGTTGCGGGAGGCCGGCGTCGACGCGCCGCTGCTGTCGTGGCTGCACGCGCCGGGCGCCGACTTCGGCTGGGCGATCGGCGCGGGGGTCGCCCTCGGCCTGTCCTCGCTCGAGGCCCTGGAGGCCGTCGCGGCCGCCGGCGCCGGCGCGGCGGTGCACCTGAAGATCGACACCGGGCTGGGCCGCGCCGGATGCACGGCGGACGACTGGCCGGCGCTGGTCGAGCGGGCCGCGGGCCTCGCGGCCGACGGCCGGCTCTCCGTGGCCGGCATCTGGAGCCACTTCGCGTTCGCCGACGCGCCCGGGCATCCGACCGTCCGCCGGCAGGTGGTCAACCTGCGCGCCGCCGCGGACGTCGCCCGCGCCGCCGGCCTGGACGGCTTCGCGCTGCACATCGCCAACTCGGCCGCCACGCTGACCGACCCCGACGCCTGGTGCGACGTGGTGCGCCCCGGGGTCGCGGTCTACGGGCTGGACCCCATGGGCGGCGACCCGGCCGCCTACGGGCTGCGTCCGGCCATGCGGGCGAGCGCCCGCGTGCTGATGGCCAAGGACGTGCCGGCCGGCACCGGCGTCTCCTACGGCCTGACGTACACCACGAACGCGCCCACCCGGCTCGCCGTCGTCCCGGTCGGGTACGCCGACGGGATCCCGCGCGCCGCGAGCAACAAGGCGCCGGTGGCCATCGGGGGCCGCCGCTACCGCATCGCGGGGCGCGTGTGCATGGACCAGTTCGTGGTGGACGTCGGCGACGCGCCGGTGGCCGCCGGCGACGAGGTCGTCCTGTGGGGCGACGCGGCGTACGGCGAGCCGACCGCGCAGGAGTGGGCGGACGCCGCGGACACCATCCACTACGAGATCGTCGCGCGGGTCGGCGGCCGGTTCGTGCGCCGTCACCACGACGACCTCCGCGGGAGGGCCTGATGGCCCGGCTGAGCCGCACGCTGGCCATCGCGGCCGGCAGCATCGCGGGCGCCACGGCGCTGCTGAACACCGCCCGCGTCGTCGCCGAGCGGGTGACGGTCAACCGGCTGCACGGCGCGCCGGACGAGTACGCCGACGAGCCGTTCGGCGCGCTGCCCAGCGACCGGCACTACACGGTCACCGCCACCGACGGGACCCCGCTGTACGTCGAGGAGGTCGGCCCGCTCGACGCCCCGCTGACCGTGCTGTTCGCGCACGGCAACGCGCTGGAGATGGGCAGCTTCCACTTCCAGCGGCGCGCGCTGGCCGAGGCGGCCGATCCGGCGGTGCGGATGGTGTTCTTCGACCACCGCTCGCACGGCCGCTCGGGGCACTCCGAGCCGGAGTACTGCACGATCGACCAGCTCGGCGCCGACCTCGAGCAGGTGCTGCAGGCGGCGACCGACGACGACCAGAAGACGGTCCTCGTGGGCCACTCGATGGGTGGCATGGCCATCATGGGCCTGGCGGACCGGCGTCCGGAGCGCTTCGGCGCGCAGATCGTCGGGGTCGCGCTCATGTCGACCTCGGCCGGCAACCTGATCTCCGCCGTCCGCGCCGGCCTGCCCACGACCGTCGTCCAGCGCACCCTGCCCGCCCTGGTGCGCACCGCGCACCTCGCGCCGCGCTCGATCGAGCGCGGCCGCCGGCTGACCTCCGACACCTCCTGGCTGCTGATCCGCAAGTTCTCCTTCGGCGAAAAGGGCGCGCCGGTGTCCGTCGCCGACTACGTCGATCGGATGATCGGCGCGACCCCACTCGACGTCGTCGCCGACTTCTACCCGACGCTCGCCGGCCACGACAAGGTGCAGGCGCTCGCGGCCATCTCCAAGGCGGAGACGTTGATCGTCTGCGGCGACGAGGACCGCGTGACGCCGATCGAGCACAGCGAGCTGATCGCCCGCGAGCTGCCGGCGGCCCGGTTCTACGTGGTGCCCGGCGCCGGCCACCTCGCGATGCTGGAGTACCCGCAGCTGTGCAACGACCAGTTGCTGGCGTTCCTCCGGCGCGCGGCGAAGCCCGCCCGCAAGAAGGCCAAGGCGTGAGCGAGCTGCCCGCCCGCGTCGTCGCGGCCACCCCCGCCGAGCTGCAGGACCTCGCCGCCCGCGTCGCCGAGCAGCTGCGGGCCGGCGATCTGGTCATCCTGCGCGGTCCGCTCGGGGCCGGCAAGACCACCTTCGCGCAGGGCGTCGGCGCCGCGCTCGGCGTGGCCGAGCGGCTGACGTCGCCGACCTTCGTGATCGCCCGCGAGCATCGGGGCCGGGTCCCGGTGATCCACGTCGACGCCTACCGGCTGGGCGGCATCGACGAGCTCGACGACCTGGACCTGGACGCCGAGGTGCACGAGGCGGTCACCCTCGTCGAGTGGGGCGAGGGCCTCGCCGAGGTGCTCGCCGACGACGGGTACCTCGTGGTCGACATCGACCGCGAGAGCGCCGACGGCGAGCAGCGCGTCGTCCACCTGCGCGCCGCCGGGCCGCGGTGGGCCGGCGTCATCGGCAGAGAGGCACGCTCATGAGGCTGCTGGCCATCGACACCGCGACGCCGCGCATCGTCACGGGCGTCGTCGAGACGTCCGCGGGGCCGGCGCGCACGCTCGCGGCGGTCTCGCACGAGGCGGCGACGTCGCACGCGGAGGTGCTGACCCCCGCGGTGCGCCAGGTCGCCGAGCGGGCGGGCATCGCGCTGGGCGACCTCGACGGCGTCGTGGTCGGCCTGGGCCCGGGCCCGTTCACCGGCCTGCGGGTCGGCATCGTGACCGCCGCGGCGCTCGGTGACGCCCTCGGCGTGCCGGTGTGGGGCGTGTGCACCCTCGACGCCATGGCGCCGCCGTCCGGCCGGGTGCTGGTGGTGACCGACGCGCGCCGCAAGGAGCTGTACTTCGCGACGTACCACGACGGCGTCCGCGCCGGCGAGCCGTCGGTCGCCGTACCGGAGGACGTGGTCTCCGCGGCCGCGGGGGTCGAGCGGGTCGTGCACGCCGGCGCGGAGAGGTACCTTGACCGGCTGGGCTCGCTGGGCGCGGCCGAGGAAGGGTTCCCGACGCCGGAGAGCCTGGTGGCGGTGGCCGCCCGCGAGGGGCTGCTCGGCGGCGCGTCGAGCGTCCTCCAGCCGATCTACATCCGCCGCCCGGACGCCGCCGAGCCGCGCGAGCGGCCGCCGCTCGACGTCGTCGGCCCCACCGGCCGATGACCGGGATCGAGCTGCGCCCGATGACGACCGCCGACCTGCCCGCCGTCGTCGCGCTGGAGCACGAGCTGTTCGGGGCGCAGGCGTGGAACGAGCAGACGCTGGCCGACGAGCTCGCCGAGCGGGAGACCCGCTGGTACGTCGTCGCCGCGGAGGGCGCCGAGATCATCGGCTACGCGGGGCTGGCGACGTTCGGCGACGAGGCGCACGTGATGACGATCGGGACCGGCGGTGACCACCAGCGCCGCGGCGTCGGACGGCGGCTGCTGCGGGCGCTCCTGCAGGAGGCCGACCACAGCGGCGTCGCCCGGGTGATCCTCGAGGTGCGGGTGGACAACGGCGCGGCGATCGCGCTGTACGAGAGCGAGGGGTTCAGCACCGTGGGCGTGCGCAAGCGGTACTACCAGCCCGAGGACGTCGACGCGGCGGTGATGATCCGTGGCTGAGCTGGTGACGCACGGCGGTGACGCGCCGCTGGTTCTCGGCTTCGAGACGTCCTGCGACGAGACCGGGATCGGCATCGTGCGCGGCGAGCGGCTGCTGGCCAACGAGATCGCCTCGAGCGTCGAGCAGCACGCCCGCTTCGGCGGGGTCGTCCCCGAGGTGGCCTCCCGCGCGCACCTCGAGGCGATGATCCCGACAGTGCGCCGGGCGCTGCGCACCGCGGGCGTCACGCTGCGCGACATCGACGCGATCGCCGTGACCGGCGGCCCGGGGCTGGCCGGCGCGCTGCTGGTGGGGACCGCGGCGGCGAAGGCGTACGCGCTCGCCACCGGCAAGCCGCTGTTCGCGGTCAACCACCTGGCCGCGCACGTCGCCGTCGACATCGTCGAGCACGGCCCGCTGCCCGAGCCGACGATGGCGCTGCTGGTCTCCGGCGGCCACTCGTCGATCCTGCAGGTCGACGACATCACCTCCTCGATCACGCCGCTCGGCGCCACGATCGACGACGCGGCGGGGGAGGCCTTCGACAAGGTCGCGCGGCTGCTGCAGCTGGGCTTCCCCGGCGGCCCGGTCATCGACCGGCTGGCCGTCGAGGGCGACGCCGACGCCATCGCCTTCCCGCGCGGGCTGACCGGGCCCGGCGACGCGCCGCTGGACTTCTCCTTCTCCGGGCTGAAGACCGCGGTCGCGCGGTGGGTCGAGGCCAAGCAGCGCGCCGGCGAGCCGATCCCGGTGGCCGACGTCGCGGCGTCCTTCCAGGAGGCCGTCGTCGACGTCCTCACCCGCAAGACGATCAGGGCGTGCGTGGAGCGCGGCGTCGAGCACCTGCAGATCGGCGGCGGCGTCGCCGCGAACTCCCGGCTCCGCGCGATGGCGCAGCAGCGCTGCGACGCCGCCGGCATCGGCCTGCGGGTCCCGCGCGCCGGGCTGTGCACCGACAACGGCGCGATGGTGGCCGCCCTCGGCGTCCGGCTCGCCGAGCGCGGCGCGACGCCCTCCGAGCTGGACTTCTCGGCGACCAGCTACCTGCCGGTGGACCGCATCCAGCTCTGAGCCGGCCGGCTCAGCCGCGGGCCAGCACCGCGAGCTCGGCCCCGGCGTACGGCAGCAGGATGAGCACCAGCGGGTCGCCGTGGCGCGTGCGCAGCCGCGGCAGCAGCTCCTTGCGCAGCGCGGTCGGGTCGACGCGCACGCCGCGCTTCTTCACCACGAGGTCCGACGCGTCGTACGACGACAGCAGCCGCGCGACCGCGCGCTTGGACCACGGCAGCCGCTCGATCACCTCGTACCGGTGGGCCAGGGGCGTGTCGACCGCTCGATCGCCGGTGAGGTAGGCGATCCGCGGCTCGATCCGCACCGCGTCGAGGTCGGCGGCCAGGACGTCGGCGAGCTCGGCCTGGTTGACCGCGCCGTCCGGCTCGTAGACGTAGCGGCCGAGCGGGGCCGCTGCGGGAGGCTGCGGCCCGGGGGCCCCGGCCGGGGTCCCGGCCCGCGGCATCGGCCCGCGGAGGGTCGCGACGTCGTCCTGCCGCAGCACCCGGGCGGACCGGACGCCGGAGCCGAGCGGCGGGGACCACAGCGCCGCCTCCACGACCGAGCGGCCCTGCTCGGTCTGCGCGGAGACCCAGTCGGCGTCCCAGCCGGCGGGGACCTGCGCGAGGTCGAGGCTGGGCGACATCTTGGCCACGACGGCCAGCCCGTGCTCGTGGGCCGCGACCAGCGCCGACAGCGGCGGCGCGCATGCCTCCGGGTCGAAGATCCGCCGTCCCCCCGCCCGGCGGGCCGGGTCGAAGTACACCGCGCCGGTGGCCGGCAGGTGCTCGAGCGCGTCCCCCTCGACCACCGTGACGTCCAGGCCGCGCACGTTGTGCCGCAGCAGGGCCGCGACCACCGGGTCACGCTCGATCGCGGTCACCCGCAGCCCGGCGGCGGCGTACTCGATCGTGTCGGCGCCGATGCCGGCGCCGGCGTCGGTGAGGTGCGTGACGCCGTGCGCGCGCAGGCGCGCGGCGCGCAGCCGCGCCACCGCGGGCCGGCTGGCCTGCTGCAGCGAGTCCTCCAACAGCAGCATCCCGGCCGCCCGGGGCCCGAGCTTGGCCACCGCCTTGCCGCGCAGCCGGGCCTGGGTGAGGATCGCGGCCGCGACCTCGGGCGGGTGCGCGCGCCGCAGCGCGCTCAGCACGCGCAGCTCGTCGCGCCCGGCAGCCAGCTCGCGGGCGGCGTCCGCGATGGCGGCGAGCGCGTCGGGGGCGCACAGCGCGGCGAGTACGTCGGGTGGCACGGGGTTCTCCTCGAGCGAACGGCCCCTGAGTGGCGGCATTAGCACTCGGGGCGTTAGAGTGCTAATTGCATCTTGCGCTGACCCCCGCGACGGCAGTGCGAGCAGCACCAGTGAGCAACTACTAGCCAACAAACCCCAGAGGGGGAGGTCAATTCATGGCAAAGGTGGCCATCAAGCCGCTCGAGGACCGCGTCGTCGTCCAGGCTAACGAGGCGGAGACCACGACCGCTTCGGGCCTGGTCATCCCGGACACGGCCAAGGAGAAGCCCCAGGAGGGCACCGTCGTCGCTGTCGGTCCAGGCCGGATCGATGACAAGGGCAACCGCGTACCGATGGACGTCGCCGAGGGCGACGTCGTCATCTACTCGAAGTACGGCGGCACCGAGGTGAAGTACGCAGGCGAGGAGTACCTCGTCCTGTCGGCCCGCGATCTGCTGGCCGTCGTCGAGAAGTAGTTCTCGGCACCTGTTCGATGTGAGCGCCGCCCCGCTCCCCACTGGGGTGCGGGGCGGTTCGCTTTGACCGGCGCGAACCGCCACCAGAGGAGACCAGCTACATGGCAAAGATCGTTACCTTCGACGACGACGCGCGTCGCGCGCTCGAGCGCGGAGTCAACGCGCTCGCCGACGCCGTGCGCGTCACGCTCGGCCCGGCCGGGCGCAACGTGGTGCTCGACAAGAAGTTCGGCGCACCGACCATCACCAACGACGGCGTCACCATCGCCCGCGAGATCGACCTCGACGACACCGAGGAGAACATGGGCGCGCAGCTCGTGAAGTCGGTGGCCGTCAAGACCAATGACGTGGCCGGCGACGGCACCACGACCGCGACCGTCCTCGCCCAGGCGATGGTCAAGGAGGGCCTGCGCAACGTGGCCGCGGGCGCCAACCCGATGGAGCTCAAGCTCGGCATCGCGCAGGCCGTCGACGCCGTCTCCGCGCGGCTCGACGAGATGGCGATCCCGGTCGAGGGCTCGAGCTCGATCGCGCACGTCGCCACGATCTCGGCGCAGAACGAGTCGGTCGGCGAGCTCATCGCGGAGGCGATGGACAAGATCGGCACGGACGGCGTGATCACCGTCGAGGAGGGCTCCGGCATGGAGACCGCCCTCGAGCTGACCGAGGGCATGCAGTTCGACAAGGGCTACATCTCGGCGTACTTCGTCAACGACACCGAGTCGATGGAAGCGGCGTTCGACGACGCCTACGTGCTGCTGCACCAGGGCAAGATCTCCACGATCGCCGACCTGCTGCCGCTGCTGGAGCAGGTGGCGCAGTCCGGCAAGCCGCTGGTGATCATCGCCGAGGACGTCGACGGGGAGGCGCTGTCCACCCTCGTGGTCAACGCGATCCGCAAGACCTTCCAGGTCGTCGCCGTGAAGTCGCCGTTCTTCGGCGACCGCCGCAAGGCGTTCATGGAGGACCTCGCCACGGTCACCGGCGGCCAGGTCATCGCGCCGGAGGTCGGCCTCGACCTCAAGACCGCCGACCTGTCGCTGCTGGGCCAGGTGCGCCGCGTCGTCGTGGACAAGGAGACCACCACGCTCGTCGACGGCGCCGGTGGCCCGGAGGCGGTGGCCGGTCGCGTGACGCAGCTGCGCCGCGAGATCGACGAGACCGACAGCGACTGGGACCGCGAGAAGCTCCAGGAGCGCCTCGCCAAGCTCGCCGGCGGCGTCGCGGTCATCAAGGTCGGTGCCGCGACCGAGGTCGAGATGAAGGAGAAGAAGCACCGCATCGAGGACGCCATCGCGGCGACCCGCGCGGCCGTCGAGGAGGGCGTCGTCCTCGGTGGCGGTGCCGCGTTCGTGCACGCGGCGGCGGCGCTGCAGGACGGCCTCGGGCTCGAGGGCGACGCGCGGACCGGCGTCCAGCTGGTGCGCACCGCGCTGAGCGCGCCACTGTACTGGATCGCCCGCAACGCCGGCCTCGAGGGCTCGGTCGTCGTCGAGCACGTCCGCAACGGCGATGTGAAGCAGGGCTACAACGCGGTCAGCCACGAGTACTCCGACCTGGTCGCCGACGGCGTCATCGACCCGGTCAAGGTCTCCAAGGCGGCGGTCTCCAACGCCGCGTCGGTCGCCGCGATGCTGCTGACCACGCAGAGCTCGGTGTTCGACGCGCCGGAGCCCGAGGACGACGGCCAGGGCCACGGGCACGGCCACGGCCACGGGCACGGCCACTAGCGACGCGGAGAACGAAAGCGGGCTTTGTCGCCCGAAGCGGGGAATGAACCCCGCTTTGGGCGGCAAAGCCCGCTTCGTCGTATCGGTCGCGCCGGACGCCGTCCTCAGCGCTGTGCGGTGACCTCCGCGATCACCGCGTCGAACACCTTGTCGGCGTACTCGCGCATCTCGTCGTCGGTGCGGTCCTGGATGGGGTGCGGGGTGAACACCCGCGCCACGTCGTCGAACCCGAGGGACGCCGCCTGGGTCTTCGCCGCCTCGACGAACACCTCGGACGCCACGAACACGCCGGGGATGCCGCGCATCTCGAAGTCGCTGATGTCATGCACACTGCACGACGTGCAGCTGCCTCAATCGGCGAGCGCCTCGATCACGACGCGGCACTGCGTGGCGATCTCGTAGCGCAGGTCGGCCGGGGCCGGCTTGGTGAACGTCGGCTTCGCGTAGCGGCGCACGTCGACCCCGAGGTCGGTGAGGCGCTCCTCCATCCGATCGAGGAAGACGTTGCCGCGGGGCTTGGAGATGTCCAGCAGGCCGACGACGAGGCCGTCCAGGGACTCCGGGCGCTCGACGCGCTGCCGGGCGACCGGCTCGCGTTCGCCGGTGGGATCGAGAATCGTGGTCATCGGTGCACTCCTCGGCCGGTTCTGGTCACGGTATCACCGCGCGCGTCACGGGACGAGCGCCGACGGAGCCGTTGACCCAGCCGCCGATGACGGCCGAGAACAGCCCCGCGTCGCCGCCGGCGTACGCCAGCATCAGGCCGTCCGGCGCGAACTTGTTGATCCGCCCGCCGCCGGCACCGGCCGGCAGCCCCTCGGCGTTGCCGCCGGCGCCCACGACGAGCTCGGCGGTGTCGATCTCCAGCCGGTCGCGCAGCTCCGCCACGATCCGGTCGTAGCCCCATCCGGCGTCCGCGAACCGGCTGGCGTGCTCCGGGCAGATCACCAGGATGGCGTCGAAGCCCTGGACCAGCTTCGGGTGGTGCACCGTGCGCAGGCACGAGGCGAGGCTCCAGGCGAGCTCGTCCGCCGTCCGCGACTTCTGGTCGACGATC encodes:
- a CDS encoding TetR/AcrR family transcriptional regulator, which encodes MTANPALPDGQSTGLREAQKAQRRTAISRAAVRLAAERGYHQVTVADIAAEAGVSRRTISNYFPSKADCFVLDEEDQLLDHLAAELANGDLGGTRERLAAAFRSMPDSFWADCLTLYELQLDEPEIAAVTARNERLKCRRIVAEIIELSDGRIDRLRMAATVTAVASCLNAAMEHWLQSDGRGGVRALAGHVADSLSILDLSWLDPHLGLLHKLRADPS
- the alr gene encoding alanine racemase; translation: MTDIPLSPGMAVLDVDLSAITDNVRTLRARVDRPLMAVVKADGYGHGLVEAARAALAGGADSLGVTTLGEARALREAGVDAPLLSWLHAPGADFGWAIGAGVALGLSSLEALEAVAAAGAGAAVHLKIDTGLGRAGCTADDWPALVERAAGLAADGRLSVAGIWSHFAFADAPGHPTVRRQVVNLRAAADVARAAGLDGFALHIANSAATLTDPDAWCDVVRPGVAVYGLDPMGGDPAAYGLRPAMRASARVLMAKDVPAGTGVSYGLTYTTNAPTRLAVVPVGYADGIPRAASNKAPVAIGGRRYRIAGRVCMDQFVVDVGDAPVAAGDEVVLWGDAAYGEPTAQEWADAADTIHYEIVARVGGRFVRRHHDDLRGRA
- a CDS encoding alpha/beta fold hydrolase — encoded protein: MARLSRTLAIAAGSIAGATALLNTARVVAERVTVNRLHGAPDEYADEPFGALPSDRHYTVTATDGTPLYVEEVGPLDAPLTVLFAHGNALEMGSFHFQRRALAEAADPAVRMVFFDHRSHGRSGHSEPEYCTIDQLGADLEQVLQAATDDDQKTVLVGHSMGGMAIMGLADRRPERFGAQIVGVALMSTSAGNLISAVRAGLPTTVVQRTLPALVRTAHLAPRSIERGRRLTSDTSWLLIRKFSFGEKGAPVSVADYVDRMIGATPLDVVADFYPTLAGHDKVQALAAISKAETLIVCGDEDRVTPIEHSELIARELPAARFYVVPGAGHLAMLEYPQLCNDQLLAFLRRAAKPARKKAKA
- the tsaE gene encoding tRNA (adenosine(37)-N6)-threonylcarbamoyltransferase complex ATPase subunit type 1 TsaE; its protein translation is MSELPARVVAATPAELQDLAARVAEQLRAGDLVILRGPLGAGKTTFAQGVGAALGVAERLTSPTFVIAREHRGRVPVIHVDAYRLGGIDELDDLDLDAEVHEAVTLVEWGEGLAEVLADDGYLVVDIDRESADGEQRVVHLRAAGPRWAGVIGREARS
- the tsaB gene encoding tRNA (adenosine(37)-N6)-threonylcarbamoyltransferase complex dimerization subunit type 1 TsaB, giving the protein MRLLAIDTATPRIVTGVVETSAGPARTLAAVSHEAATSHAEVLTPAVRQVAERAGIALGDLDGVVVGLGPGPFTGLRVGIVTAAALGDALGVPVWGVCTLDAMAPPSGRVLVVTDARRKELYFATYHDGVRAGEPSVAVPEDVVSAAAGVERVVHAGAERYLDRLGSLGAAEEGFPTPESLVAVAAREGLLGGASSVLQPIYIRRPDAAEPRERPPLDVVGPTGR
- the rimI gene encoding ribosomal protein S18-alanine N-acetyltransferase, with the translated sequence MTGIELRPMTTADLPAVVALEHELFGAQAWNEQTLADELAERETRWYVVAAEGAEIIGYAGLATFGDEAHVMTIGTGGDHQRRGVGRRLLRALLQEADHSGVARVILEVRVDNGAAIALYESEGFSTVGVRKRYYQPEDVDAAVMIRG
- the tsaD gene encoding tRNA (adenosine(37)-N6)-threonylcarbamoyltransferase complex transferase subunit TsaD, with the protein product MAELVTHGGDAPLVLGFETSCDETGIGIVRGERLLANEIASSVEQHARFGGVVPEVASRAHLEAMIPTVRRALRTAGVTLRDIDAIAVTGGPGLAGALLVGTAAAKAYALATGKPLFAVNHLAAHVAVDIVEHGPLPEPTMALLVSGGHSSILQVDDITSSITPLGATIDDAAGEAFDKVARLLQLGFPGGPVIDRLAVEGDADAIAFPRGLTGPGDAPLDFSFSGLKTAVARWVEAKQRAGEPIPVADVAASFQEAVVDVLTRKTIRACVERGVEHLQIGGGVAANSRLRAMAQQRCDAAGIGLRVPRAGLCTDNGAMVAALGVRLAERGATPSELDFSATSYLPVDRIQL
- a CDS encoding class I SAM-dependent methyltransferase, with translation MPPDVLAALCAPDALAAIADAARELAAGRDELRVLSALRRAHPPEVAAAILTQARLRGKAVAKLGPRAAGMLLLEDSLQQASRPAVARLRAARLRAHGVTHLTDAGAGIGADTIEYAAAGLRVTAIERDPVVAALLRHNVRGLDVTVVEGDALEHLPATGAVYFDPARRAGGRRIFDPEACAPPLSALVAAHEHGLAVVAKMSPSLDLAQVPAGWDADWVSAQTEQGRSVVEAALWSPPLGSGVRSARVLRQDDVATLRGPMPRAGTPAGAPGPQPPAAAPLGRYVYEPDGAVNQAELADVLAADLDAVRIEPRIAYLTGDRAVDTPLAHRYEVIERLPWSKRAVARLLSSYDASDLVVKKRGVRVDPTALRKELLPRLRTRHGDPLVLILLPYAGAELAVLARG
- the groES gene encoding co-chaperone GroES, with protein sequence MAKVAIKPLEDRVVVQANEAETTTASGLVIPDTAKEKPQEGTVVAVGPGRIDDKGNRVPMDVAEGDVVIYSKYGGTEVKYAGEEYLVLSARDLLAVVEK
- the groL gene encoding chaperonin GroEL (60 kDa chaperone family; promotes refolding of misfolded polypeptides especially under stressful conditions; forms two stacked rings of heptamers to form a barrel-shaped 14mer; ends can be capped by GroES; misfolded proteins enter the barrel where they are refolded when GroES binds); the encoded protein is MAKIVTFDDDARRALERGVNALADAVRVTLGPAGRNVVLDKKFGAPTITNDGVTIAREIDLDDTEENMGAQLVKSVAVKTNDVAGDGTTTATVLAQAMVKEGLRNVAAGANPMELKLGIAQAVDAVSARLDEMAIPVEGSSSIAHVATISAQNESVGELIAEAMDKIGTDGVITVEEGSGMETALELTEGMQFDKGYISAYFVNDTESMEAAFDDAYVLLHQGKISTIADLLPLLEQVAQSGKPLVIIAEDVDGEALSTLVVNAIRKTFQVVAVKSPFFGDRRKAFMEDLATVTGGQVIAPEVGLDLKTADLSLLGQVRRVVVDKETTTLVDGAGGPEAVAGRVTQLRREIDETDSDWDREKLQERLAKLAGGVAVIKVGAATEVEMKEKKHRIEDAIAATRAAVEEGVVLGGGAAFVHAAAALQDGLGLEGDARTGVQLVRTALSAPLYWIARNAGLEGSVVVEHVRNGDVKQGYNAVSHEYSDLVADGVIDPVKVSKAAVSNAASVAAMLLTTQSSVFDAPEPEDDGQGHGHGHGHGHGH
- a CDS encoding UGSC family (seleno)protein; this encodes MTTILDPTGEREPVARQRVERPESLDGLVVGLLDISKPRGNVFLDRMEERLTDLGVDVRRYAKPTFTKPAPADLRYEIATQCRVVIEALADUGSCTSCSVHDISDFEMRGIPGVFVASEVFVEAAKTQAASLGFDDVARVFTPHPIQDRTDDEMREYADKVFDAVIAEVTAQR